The following are encoded together in the Serratia nematodiphila DZ0503SBS1 genome:
- a CDS encoding transporter substrate-binding domain-containing protein, with amino-acid sequence MNIKKTLWTVFTGIALLAQAAPTMADQLQEIRQRGVLRVAVPQDFPPFGSVGTDLQPQGYDIDMARYLADKMKLKLQLVPVTSANRVPYLQTNKVDLVISSLGKNPEREKTIAFSRAYAPFFLGVFGPKDGALANMAQLDGKTVGVTRGAVEDMVLSDGAPKGAQIKRYEDNNTTLSAYLSGQVQYIATGNMVVSALARQNPGKAPAAKFMLKDSPCFVGLRQGEPALKATVDALIGQALADKTLNGLSEKWLKAPLPDGFGA; translated from the coding sequence ATGAACATCAAAAAAACGCTGTGGACGGTTTTCACCGGGATCGCCTTGCTGGCGCAGGCCGCGCCGACCATGGCGGATCAATTGCAGGAGATCCGGCAGCGCGGCGTCCTGCGCGTGGCGGTGCCGCAGGATTTCCCGCCATTCGGCTCGGTGGGCACCGATCTGCAGCCCCAGGGTTATGACATCGATATGGCGCGTTATCTGGCCGATAAGATGAAACTTAAGTTGCAGTTGGTGCCGGTCACCAGCGCCAACCGGGTGCCTTATCTGCAGACCAATAAAGTGGATCTGGTGATCTCCAGCCTGGGCAAAAATCCGGAGCGTGAAAAGACCATCGCCTTCAGCCGCGCCTATGCGCCGTTCTTCCTGGGGGTCTTTGGTCCGAAAGACGGCGCGTTGGCGAACATGGCGCAGCTCGATGGCAAGACCGTCGGCGTCACGCGCGGCGCGGTGGAGGATATGGTGCTGAGCGACGGCGCGCCTAAAGGGGCGCAGATCAAGCGTTATGAGGATAACAACACGACGCTGTCGGCCTATCTCTCCGGGCAGGTGCAGTACATCGCCACCGGTAACATGGTGGTGAGCGCCCTTGCGCGCCAGAATCCGGGCAAGGCGCCGGCCGCCAAGTTCATGTTGAAAGATTCGCCGTGCTTCGTGGGGTTGCGCCAGGGAGAACCGGCCTTGAAAGCCACAGTGGATGCGCTGATTGGACAGGCGCTGGCGGACAAGACGCTGAATGGCCTGTCGGAGAAATGGTTGAAGGCGCCGCTGCCCGATGGTTTTGGCGCATAA
- a CDS encoding MurR/RpiR family transcriptional regulator produces MQPFDERLRNEYPQLAPQEQRVADFILDHFDDLISYNSAELARLSGVSKATVSRLFKRLGYRSYKDMRAELRTLRQSGMPVTDERHAVQGNTLLARHYKQEMANLSHWVSHLDVEQFGAVIAALARARRVALLGFRNSYPIAMHLRQQLMQVRERVLLMPQPGQTLAEELVDLAPQDMAVVVAFRRRPRQLKAILTQLQTRRVPTLLICEPQAQALIPLADWHLAASLDSVSAFDSYSAAMSLCNLLSNALLHEMLEQGRSRIHHIAGLYQDLDELEPR; encoded by the coding sequence ATGCAGCCCTTCGATGAACGCCTGCGCAACGAATATCCGCAATTGGCGCCGCAGGAACAGCGCGTCGCCGACTTTATCCTCGATCATTTCGATGACCTGATCAGTTACAACAGCGCCGAGCTGGCGCGCTTGAGCGGGGTTTCTAAAGCCACGGTCAGCAGGCTGTTCAAGCGGTTGGGGTATCGCAGCTACAAGGACATGCGCGCTGAGCTGCGCACCCTGCGCCAGAGCGGCATGCCGGTGACCGACGAGAGGCATGCGGTGCAGGGCAATACGCTGCTGGCGCGGCATTACAAGCAGGAAATGGCTAACCTCTCGCACTGGGTGAGCCATCTCGATGTGGAGCAATTCGGCGCGGTGATCGCCGCGCTGGCGCGGGCGCGGCGGGTCGCGCTGCTGGGATTTCGCAACAGCTATCCGATAGCCATGCATCTGCGTCAGCAGCTGATGCAGGTGCGGGAGCGGGTGCTGCTGATGCCGCAGCCCGGCCAGACGCTGGCGGAGGAGCTGGTCGATCTCGCGCCGCAGGATATGGCGGTGGTGGTGGCGTTTCGGCGCCGGCCGCGTCAGCTCAAGGCGATACTGACGCAGCTGCAAACTCGCCGGGTGCCGACGCTGTTGATCTGCGAACCGCAGGCGCAGGCGCTGATCCCGCTGGCGGACTGGCATTTGGCCGCCTCGCTGGACAGCGTCTCCGCCTTCGACAGCTATTCAGCCGCCATGAGCTTATGTAACCTGCTCAGCAACGCCCTGCTGCATGAGATGTTGGAGCAGGGGCGATCGCGTATTCATCATATTGCCGGTCTGTATCAGGATTTGGACGAACTGGAACCGCGCTAA
- a CDS encoding amino acid ABC transporter ATP-binding protein, producing MPIITINQVQKYYGQNHVLKGVDLDIDMGQVVSIIGRSGSGKSTLLRCINGLEGYQEGSIKLGGMTITERDSQAREISRSIGMVFQNFNLFPHMTALENVMLAPRRVLKKSAAECRELAEQMLNKVGLGERMHYAPANLSGGQQQRVAIARALAMKPKVLLCDEITSALDPELVGEVLKVLEQLAREGMTLILVTHEMSFAREVGDRVVFMHQGKVWEQGNSRTLFANPQTQELKQFIASVRGLSEA from the coding sequence ATGCCGATCATCACCATTAATCAGGTTCAAAAATATTACGGTCAGAATCATGTGTTGAAGGGCGTGGATCTGGATATCGACATGGGACAGGTGGTCTCGATCATCGGCCGCAGCGGGTCTGGTAAAAGCACGCTATTGCGCTGTATCAACGGGCTGGAAGGGTATCAGGAAGGGAGCATCAAACTGGGCGGCATGACCATCACCGAACGCGATTCGCAGGCGCGTGAAATCAGCCGCTCGATTGGCATGGTGTTTCAGAACTTTAACCTGTTCCCGCATATGACGGCGCTGGAAAACGTGATGCTGGCGCCGCGCCGGGTGCTGAAAAAAAGCGCTGCCGAGTGCCGCGAGTTGGCCGAACAGATGCTGAACAAGGTGGGATTGGGTGAGCGCATGCATTACGCGCCGGCCAACCTTTCCGGCGGGCAACAGCAGCGGGTGGCGATCGCTCGGGCGCTGGCGATGAAACCGAAGGTGTTGCTGTGCGATGAGATCACCTCGGCGCTGGATCCCGAGCTGGTGGGTGAAGTCCTGAAGGTGCTGGAACAGTTGGCGCGAGAGGGCATGACGCTGATTCTGGTCACTCATGAAATGAGCTTCGCCCGCGAGGTGGGCGACCGGGTGGTATTCATGCACCAGGGCAAGGTGTGGGAGCAGGGAAATAGCCGCACGCTGTTCGCCAATCCGCAAACGCAGGAATTGAAACAGTTTATCGCTTCTGTGCGCGGGTTGTCAGAAGCCTGA
- a CDS encoding pyridoxal-phosphate-dependent aminotransferase family protein encodes MLTTPQFEQINPPARLLMGPGPINADPRVLRAMSSQLIGQYDPAMTGYMNQVMALYRALFRTENRWTMLVDGTSRAGIEALLVSAIRPGDKVLVPVFGRFGHLLCEIARRCRAEVHTIDAPWGEVFSADRIEDAIKRVRPRLLLTVQGDTSTTMLQPLHELGDICRRHGVLFYTDATASFGGNPLETDAWGLDAVSAGLQKCLGGPSGSSPVTLSPQFEEIVRRRKCVEEGIRTAEHADGDDEMIYSNYFDLGMIMDYWGPERLNHHTEATSMLFAARECARVILEEGLDQAIARHRLHGAAMLAGIQGMGLAVFGDLEHRMNNVLGVMIPPQVHGEQVRQMMLNDFAIEIGTSFGPLQGKIWRIGTMGYNARKDCVLQTLAALEAVLNRLGFATQQGEALQAAWKLYDAGRPE; translated from the coding sequence ATGCTAACTACTCCGCAGTTCGAACAGATTAACCCGCCGGCGCGCCTGTTGATGGGGCCGGGGCCGATCAACGCCGATCCGCGCGTGCTGCGCGCCATGTCGAGCCAACTGATCGGCCAGTACGATCCGGCAATGACCGGTTACATGAATCAGGTCATGGCGCTGTATCGCGCGCTGTTCCGCACCGAAAACCGCTGGACGATGCTGGTGGACGGCACCTCGCGCGCCGGCATCGAGGCGCTGCTGGTTTCTGCCATTCGTCCGGGCGATAAGGTGCTGGTGCCGGTATTCGGCCGCTTCGGACATCTGCTGTGCGAAATTGCCCGCCGTTGTCGCGCCGAGGTACACACGATCGACGCGCCGTGGGGCGAGGTGTTCAGCGCCGATCGCATCGAAGACGCGATTAAGCGGGTGCGCCCGCGTCTGCTGCTGACGGTGCAGGGCGACACGTCCACCACCATGCTGCAGCCGCTGCATGAGCTGGGCGATATCTGTCGCCGCCACGGCGTGCTGTTCTATACCGATGCGACGGCGTCCTTTGGCGGCAACCCGCTGGAGACCGACGCCTGGGGGCTGGATGCGGTCTCCGCCGGGCTGCAGAAGTGCCTGGGCGGCCCTTCCGGCAGTTCGCCGGTCACCCTCAGCCCGCAGTTTGAAGAGATCGTGCGTCGTCGCAAATGCGTGGAGGAGGGGATCCGCACCGCCGAACATGCCGACGGCGACGACGAGATGATCTACTCCAACTATTTCGACCTCGGCATGATCATGGATTATTGGGGGCCGGAACGCCTGAATCACCATACCGAAGCCACCAGCATGTTGTTCGCGGCGCGAGAATGCGCGCGGGTGATCCTCGAGGAAGGGCTGGATCAGGCCATTGCCCGCCACCGGCTGCATGGCGCGGCGATGCTGGCGGGCATCCAAGGCATGGGGCTGGCGGTGTTCGGCGATCTCGAGCACCGCATGAATAACGTGCTCGGCGTGATGATCCCGCCGCAGGTGCACGGCGAGCAGGTGCGGCAGATGATGCTGAACGATTTCGCCATCGAAATCGGCACCTCGTTCGGCCCGCTGCAGGGCAAGATCTGGCGCATCGGCACCATGGGCTACAACGCGCGCAAAGATTGCGTGCTGCAAACGCTGGCGGCGCTGGAGGCGGTGTTGAACCGGTTGGGCTTCGCCACGCAACAGGGGGAGGCCCTCCAGGCGGCCTGGAAGCTGTACGATGCAGGACGGCCAGAATGA
- the hpxZ gene encoding oxalurate catabolism protein HpxZ — protein sequence MNNEHIDRPAVLAEVNAAFYRYEQALISNDIDVLDELFWHDARTVRYGATESLYGIDEIRDFRQRRPANGLERLLENTQITTFGEDMAVASTEFHRPGSNRRGRQMQTWVKLPCGWRIVAAHVSLLDAP from the coding sequence ATGAACAATGAACATATCGATCGGCCGGCGGTGCTGGCGGAGGTCAACGCCGCCTTTTACCGCTATGAGCAGGCGTTAATCAGCAATGACATCGATGTGCTGGACGAGTTGTTCTGGCACGACGCGCGCACGGTGCGCTATGGCGCCACCGAAAGCCTCTACGGTATCGACGAGATCCGCGATTTTCGTCAACGGCGCCCGGCCAACGGACTGGAGCGGCTGTTGGAAAACACCCAAATCACGACTTTTGGTGAAGATATGGCGGTGGCCAGCACGGAATTTCATCGGCCGGGCAGCAATCGCAGGGGGCGGCAAATGCAAACCTGGGTCAAACTGCCCTGTGGCTGGCGCATCGTAGCGGCGCACGTCAGCCTGCTCGACGCGCCTTAG
- a CDS encoding AtzE family amidohydrolase: protein MNPLSALSLAEIRTALERGALSAREIVRHTLDHIDRQNPALNAFTHITRERMQKEADRLDRSRALGQTLPALAGIPYAVKNLFDVAGETTLAGARLFSERPPAGRDAWGVSRLADQGALLCGMLNMDAYAYGFTTENSHYGATRNPHDLGRIAGGSSGGSAAAVAAGLVTFSLGSDTNGSIRVPASLCGIYGLKPTFGRLSRSGSQPFVDSLDHIGPFARRVHDLATVYDAMQGIDAGDPFQSDRPISRTETLLTQGSQNLRCAVLGGYFLQWCNDDAKAAVNQVAQALAASAEVELPQAELARSAAFILSASEGGHRYLPQLRSQPERFEPLSRERLLAGAMLPATWYLQAQRFRHAFRRQAAPLFKHWDILIAPATPCSATPIGQETMRINGVDLPIRASMGLLTQPISFLGLPVVTVPLKSASGLPIGLQLIAPPWREDLALRAAYALECAGIATCVCKQE, encoded by the coding sequence ATGAACCCCTTAAGCGCCCTGTCGCTCGCCGAGATCCGTACGGCCCTTGAACGCGGCGCGCTCTCGGCGCGCGAGATCGTCCGGCATACGCTCGATCACATCGACCGTCAGAATCCCGCGCTGAACGCCTTTACGCACATCACCCGGGAACGCATGCAAAAAGAAGCCGATCGCCTCGACCGTTCGCGCGCGCTTGGGCAAACGCTGCCCGCTTTGGCCGGCATTCCCTATGCGGTAAAAAACCTGTTCGACGTCGCCGGTGAAACCACGCTGGCCGGCGCCCGCTTGTTCAGCGAGCGGCCACCGGCCGGCCGCGACGCCTGGGGCGTCTCCCGGCTGGCGGATCAAGGCGCGTTGCTTTGCGGCATGTTGAACATGGACGCCTACGCCTACGGTTTCACCACCGAGAACAGCCATTACGGCGCCACCCGAAACCCGCATGACCTCGGACGCATCGCCGGCGGCTCTTCGGGCGGCTCGGCCGCAGCGGTGGCTGCCGGCCTGGTGACCTTTTCGCTCGGCAGCGACACCAATGGCTCAATACGCGTGCCCGCCTCGCTGTGCGGCATTTATGGTCTGAAACCGACCTTCGGCCGTCTTTCGCGCAGCGGCAGCCAGCCGTTTGTCGACAGCCTGGATCACATCGGCCCGTTCGCCCGCCGGGTGCACGATCTCGCGACGGTGTATGACGCGATGCAGGGCATCGACGCCGGAGATCCGTTCCAGAGCGATCGGCCGATTTCCCGCACCGAAACGTTGCTGACGCAGGGCAGCCAGAACCTGCGCTGCGCCGTGTTAGGCGGCTATTTCCTGCAATGGTGCAATGATGACGCCAAAGCCGCAGTCAACCAGGTGGCGCAAGCGCTGGCAGCCAGCGCCGAAGTCGAGCTGCCGCAGGCCGAGCTGGCTCGATCGGCGGCCTTTATCCTCAGCGCCTCAGAGGGCGGCCATCGCTATCTGCCGCAGTTGCGCAGCCAACCCGAACGCTTCGAGCCACTGTCGCGAGAACGACTGCTGGCCGGCGCCATGCTCCCCGCCACCTGGTATTTGCAGGCACAGCGCTTTCGTCACGCGTTTCGCCGGCAAGCCGCGCCGCTGTTCAAGCACTGGGACATTTTGATCGCCCCGGCGACGCCATGCAGCGCCACGCCGATCGGCCAGGAAACGATGCGCATCAACGGCGTCGATCTGCCGATCCGCGCCAGTATGGGCCTGCTGACGCAGCCGATTTCCTTCCTTGGCCTGCCGGTCGTGACGGTTCCTTTGAAAAGCGCATCCGGTCTGCCGATCGGCCTGCAACTGATCGCCCCGCCGTGGCGCGAAGATTTGGCGCTGCGCGCCGCCTATGCGCTGGAATGCGCCGGCATCGCCACTTGCGTCTGCAAACAGGAGTAA
- a CDS encoding amino acid ABC transporter permease, translating into MLTFTDWDIVRNLLLAARWTLLLSLTAFFGGTLVALPLVLMRLSKRRWAMRFVRVYAELFQGTPLLMQLFLAFFGLALFGVDVSPWTAAALALTLFTSAFLVDIWSGSIAALPKGQWEAARCLGLSFAQTLMRVITPQAVRIAIAPTVGFSVQVIKGTALASIIGFVELTKAGTMLNNVTYQPFKVFGLVALGYFLMCYPLSRYSHYLEKKCHADHHH; encoded by the coding sequence ATGCTGACGTTTACCGATTGGGACATCGTGCGCAATCTGCTGTTGGCGGCTCGCTGGACGCTGCTGCTGTCGTTGACGGCGTTCTTCGGCGGCACGCTGGTGGCGCTGCCGCTGGTGTTGATGCGCCTGAGCAAGCGCCGCTGGGCAATGCGTTTTGTCCGCGTTTACGCAGAACTGTTTCAGGGCACGCCGCTGCTGATGCAGCTGTTTTTAGCGTTTTTCGGTCTGGCGCTGTTCGGCGTCGACGTCAGCCCATGGACCGCGGCCGCGCTGGCGCTGACGCTATTCACCAGCGCTTTTCTGGTGGATATCTGGTCCGGCAGCATCGCCGCCTTGCCGAAAGGTCAGTGGGAGGCAGCCCGTTGTCTCGGGCTGAGTTTCGCGCAGACGCTGATGCGCGTCATCACGCCGCAGGCGGTGCGTATCGCCATTGCGCCGACCGTCGGTTTCTCGGTTCAGGTGATCAAGGGCACCGCCTTGGCGTCGATCATTGGCTTCGTCGAGCTGACCAAGGCCGGCACCATGCTGAACAATGTGACTTATCAGCCCTTCAAGGTGTTTGGTCTGGTCGCGTTGGGCTATTTCCTGATGTGCTATCCCTTGTCGCGTTACAGCCATTATCTGGAGAAGAAATGCCATGCCGATCATCACCATTAA
- a CDS encoding gamma-glutamyltransferase family protein — MINSNTAPQGMAVTPHHLASESALAVLREGGNAIEAMVAAAATIAVVYPHMNGIGGDGFWLIVPPQGEPLTIDASGAAGSLATPALYAGESRIPQRGPKAALTVAGTVGGWQEALAYSAELGETPLPLSRLLADAIRYAADGIPVTASQEAATRSKRHELEEFAPFARIYLPQGKIPLAGQRFCQPQLADTLIALSEDGLDSFYRGPLAESMAADMAMLGMPLTAQDLASYRPCRRPPLRLEHQKGEIFNLAPPTQGLVSLAILGLTDRLPLVGQSEGAVVHAVVEATKLAFDLRDRFITDPRHMTQDPQALLAADHLDRLAGRIDGQKAADWGQGKGPGDTVWMGVMDSSGLAVSFIQSIYHEFGSGVVLPNSGVLWQNRGASFSLDADHLLALAPGKQPFHTLNPAAARLYDGRTLIYGSMGGDGQPQTQAALFVRHVVQGLPLQQAISAPRWLLGRTWGESSDSLKLEGRFNAATLDYLRQRGHAVELLPAFSETVGHAGAIVRHTNGMFEGAFDPRSNGSAAGF; from the coding sequence ATGATTAACAGCAATACCGCGCCACAGGGCATGGCGGTCACGCCACACCATCTCGCCAGCGAAAGCGCGCTGGCGGTGCTGCGCGAAGGCGGCAACGCCATTGAGGCGATGGTGGCCGCCGCCGCGACCATCGCCGTGGTCTATCCGCACATGAACGGCATCGGCGGTGACGGTTTCTGGCTGATCGTGCCGCCGCAGGGCGAGCCGCTGACCATCGACGCCAGCGGCGCCGCCGGCTCGCTGGCGACGCCGGCGCTGTACGCCGGAGAAAGCCGCATCCCGCAGCGCGGCCCAAAAGCGGCGTTGACCGTGGCCGGCACCGTCGGCGGCTGGCAGGAGGCGTTGGCCTATTCGGCCGAACTGGGCGAAACGCCGCTGCCGCTGTCGCGGCTGCTCGCCGACGCCATACGCTACGCCGCCGACGGCATTCCGGTCACCGCCTCCCAAGAGGCGGCGACGCGCAGCAAACGCCACGAGCTGGAGGAGTTCGCCCCCTTCGCCCGCATTTACCTGCCGCAGGGAAAGATCCCGCTTGCCGGCCAACGATTCTGCCAACCGCAGCTGGCCGATACGCTGATCGCACTGAGTGAGGACGGGCTCGACAGTTTTTATCGCGGCCCGCTGGCTGAAAGCATGGCGGCGGACATGGCGATGTTGGGCATGCCGCTTACCGCTCAGGATCTGGCGAGTTATCGGCCATGCCGCCGTCCTCCGCTGCGCCTGGAACACCAAAAAGGTGAAATATTCAATCTGGCTCCCCCGACCCAAGGGCTGGTGTCGCTTGCCATCCTCGGGCTGACCGACCGCCTGCCGCTGGTCGGACAGAGCGAAGGCGCCGTGGTGCACGCCGTGGTCGAGGCCACCAAGCTGGCGTTCGATCTGCGCGACCGTTTCATCACCGATCCGCGCCACATGACGCAGGATCCGCAGGCGCTGCTGGCGGCCGACCATTTGGATAGGCTGGCCGGGCGCATCGACGGCCAAAAAGCGGCCGACTGGGGCCAGGGCAAAGGCCCCGGCGATACGGTCTGGATGGGGGTGATGGACAGCAGCGGGCTGGCGGTCTCCTTCATTCAGAGCATCTACCACGAATTCGGCAGCGGCGTGGTTCTGCCGAACAGCGGCGTCCTGTGGCAAAACCGCGGCGCCTCTTTCAGCCTGGACGCCGATCATCTGCTGGCGCTGGCGCCGGGCAAGCAGCCGTTTCATACGCTGAACCCGGCCGCCGCCCGGCTGTATGACGGACGCACGCTGATCTACGGCTCGATGGGCGGTGACGGCCAGCCACAGACTCAAGCGGCGTTATTCGTGCGGCATGTGGTGCAAGGGCTGCCGCTGCAGCAGGCGATCAGCGCGCCGCGCTGGCTGCTGGGGCGAACCTGGGGAGAAAGTTCGGACTCGTTGAAGCTTGAGGGGCGCTTTAACGCGGCGACCCTCGACTATCTGCGACAGCGCGGCCACGCCGTTGAACTGCTGCCGGCGTTCAGCGAAACGGTCGGCCATGCCGGCGCCATCGTACGCCACACCAACGGCATGTTCGAAGGCGCTTTCGATCCACGAAGCAACGGCAGCGCCGCCGGCTTCTGA
- the hpxX gene encoding oxalurate catabolism protein HpxX translates to MNNQHAADWAAYIHQMETVLAVELDDVRRRELLKQIERIAALAEPLMALPLDPRQEIAGVYRP, encoded by the coding sequence ATGAACAATCAACACGCCGCCGATTGGGCGGCCTATATCCACCAGATGGAAACCGTGCTGGCCGTTGAACTGGACGATGTCCGCCGCCGGGAACTGTTGAAACAGATCGAACGCATCGCCGCGCTGGCCGAACCGCTGATGGCCTTACCGCTGGATCCGCGCCAGGAAATCGCAGGGGTATATCGCCCATGA
- a CDS encoding siderophore-interacting protein yields the protein MSASYRIFDITLKSKTLISPSLVRCVFEGADIHRMKLEAPDQRIKLLFPAADGQIPQLANSPDWYGDYMAIPKERRPVMRTYTLRALRREQNQMDVEFVLHGVNGPASAWATHAEPGDAIQTVAPNADFDGDSGGYEWAPPAQLQQALLIADETAVPAAMGILEQLAQQTNPPRVQAFFEVPQAGDCLDLTRFPFAEVYWLPRDVGRQLAHGTLLVEAVRQRVDIPASACAQAQSLAESSLSDEVLWERAAGGNAFYAWVAAESSAVKTLRRYLIGERDLDRATVNFMAYWC from the coding sequence ATGTCCGCCAGCTACAGAATTTTTGATATCACCTTGAAAAGCAAAACGCTGATTTCACCTTCGCTGGTGCGCTGCGTGTTTGAAGGTGCGGATATTCATCGGATGAAGTTGGAAGCGCCGGATCAGCGCATCAAACTGTTGTTCCCGGCGGCGGACGGCCAGATCCCGCAGTTGGCCAATAGCCCGGACTGGTATGGCGATTACATGGCGATCCCCAAAGAGCGACGCCCGGTGATGCGCACTTATACGCTGCGTGCGCTGCGCCGTGAGCAGAATCAGATGGACGTCGAGTTCGTGCTGCATGGCGTGAACGGCCCGGCCTCCGCCTGGGCGACTCACGCCGAGCCGGGTGATGCCATCCAGACCGTCGCCCCCAACGCTGACTTCGACGGCGACAGCGGCGGCTACGAATGGGCGCCGCCGGCGCAGTTGCAGCAGGCGCTGTTGATCGCCGATGAAACGGCCGTGCCGGCGGCGATGGGCATTCTGGAGCAATTGGCGCAGCAGACCAATCCGCCGCGCGTGCAGGCGTTCTTCGAAGTGCCGCAGGCGGGGGATTGCCTGGATTTGACCCGCTTCCCGTTCGCCGAGGTTTACTGGCTGCCGCGCGATGTGGGCCGCCAGTTGGCGCACGGCACGTTGCTGGTGGAAGCGGTGCGCCAGCGGGTGGATATTCCCGCTTCGGCGTGCGCGCAAGCGCAGTCTCTGGCGGAAAGCAGCCTGAGCGATGAGGTGTTGTGGGAGCGGGCGGCGGGCGGCAACGCTTTCTATGCCTGGGTGGCGGCCGAGTCTTCGGCGGTGAAAACCCTGCGCCGTTATCTGATCGGCGAACGCGATCTGGACCGCGCTACCGTTAACTTTATGGCCTACTGGTGCTGA
- a CDS encoding amino acid ABC transporter permease — MTYQLNFSALWPYMPELLAGLLTTMALTALATLMGVALGICGAAIRSGRAGALSRLWGVYVEVVRNTPFVVQLFFIVFGLPSLGWKLTAGQAALLAMVINLGAYSTEIIRAGIQVTPKGQWEAGRVLGLSRSQTFLRIVLPPSLQRIYPALVSQCIIVMLGSSVVSQVSFEELTFAANLIQSRTFLSFEVYLVTALLYLLLSLLMRQLLLAAGRRFLGSRN, encoded by the coding sequence ATGACCTATCAGCTGAATTTCTCCGCGCTCTGGCCCTACATGCCTGAGCTGTTGGCGGGGTTACTGACGACGATGGCGCTGACGGCGCTGGCGACGTTGATGGGGGTTGCGTTGGGCATTTGCGGCGCGGCGATCCGCAGCGGCCGGGCCGGCGCGCTGAGCCGCCTCTGGGGCGTTTACGTCGAAGTGGTGCGCAACACGCCGTTCGTCGTGCAGTTGTTCTTCATCGTGTTCGGCCTGCCGAGCCTGGGCTGGAAACTGACGGCCGGGCAGGCGGCGCTGCTGGCGATGGTGATCAACCTTGGCGCCTACAGCACCGAAATTATTCGCGCCGGCATTCAGGTCACGCCGAAGGGGCAGTGGGAAGCGGGACGCGTGTTGGGGCTCAGCCGCAGCCAGACCTTTTTACGCATCGTACTGCCGCCGTCGCTGCAGCGTATTTATCCGGCGTTGGTGAGCCAGTGCATCATCGTGATGCTGGGATCCTCGGTGGTGTCGCAGGTCTCGTTCGAAGAGCTGACCTTCGCCGCCAACCTGATCCAGTCGCGCACCTTCCTCAGCTTTGAAGTCTATCTGGTGACGGCGCTGCTTTATCTGTTGTTGTCGCTGTTGATGCGTCAACTGTTGCTGGCCGCCGGGCGGCGTTTTTTAGGGAGCCGAAACTGA